Genomic window (Acidobacteriota bacterium):
GACTTACTGAAGTAACAAATCTAAGTGGGCGCGCAAAGAACTGCGCGCCCACTTAGTTACTCACGCCTGCGAGCTATTAGCAGGAAGGCGAGATAAAGGAGATTTTCGTGCAAGGATCGCACTCTGCCGGAGTATGGCCATTACAACCAGTCGGGACATCACCATATTCCGCTGGGCCAATGCCATTATTTACTGAATTCCAGTTTTCATCGTACAAATCACAGTTGCACGGTGCACAGTAATGTGAGCCTGTTTGATACCCGTGAAAGCACCCACAACCAAAGAGCTCGGCTCCTGGACGGAAGCTGGCAGGTTGCGCCTTGAACTGACCTGTGAGTTGACCAATCCGATTTGCAGCAATTGGCACCCAGTGATTGGGATCATTCGGGTCTTGCCGGTGAATCAAGCCATACTTCCAACTCGTGGCGTTAGCCAGTTCCACCAGATCAACCCGCACCAGCACACGCACCGTGCCGCCTAAATCAGCGACCGTTTTGCGGAAACTCGCCGAGTTATTGGCCAGCACCGCTACTGTCTGTTCGGCACCGGCGGGTACACCTTTAAGCGGCGCACCACAGATTTGCGCCACAATGCGATTCGACTTTGTGTCAATGAAGCCCACGATCAATTTAGCCGACTTGATGTCAGCGTCTGAGGTGTTCTTCACCCGCAAGGCGACATTGGTGAGCAAGTCAAGGTCAGCATTGAAACTGCCATTGACCGGCACGCTGACGCCATTGCGCGCGGCTTGCACAAACTGTAACGGCGAAGGCTCTAAGCCGAGCATGATGCCGTTGCTGCTGAACGCATATTCCAGCGTGGTGTTTTGCGGCGCACGCCTGGCGGTCGTGGCGCACGGTAGACACCGCGAGAGCCGCCACAAACAACAGACAGAAGATCACGAAAACTTTTTGCACGTTTCTCATTGAATTATCTCCTCAGATGGTTGCTCCCATCCACCTTTTGGAGTTAGGATGTGTCCCGCTAAGTAACATAATCCCGTTCTCCTTTTGGTGAAGGGGAAGTTGTTAAGCAGGCCCTGTTATTACCGCAATGTGGTAACGGGGCTTTCTTTTGGGGTCAAGGCCGGTCGTGAAGACAGAACAATTTCTACTTACTCCCGGCTGTTACGAAGAAAGCGTTGTGCGGTAGCCAAAAAATAGAAAACCGGGCTGTGCTGATAACTATTTTGTTACTGATTCAATGATGTGTTAGGGGGCGACTTTGATGCTGAGGCAACTAACATAGGAGCATCAAAGCCGCAGGCAAAATAGTCCAGTCAACCCTTGGCCGTCAAGTATCTTTTTTTTCATTTTCACGCAACTAACTAACAAGAAACGGTTTATTTCTTGATTAAAACAGTGACCGCGAGCCTGCTTCTAATTTGGCTTGCCTGATTAGAAAAAGGCGGCACGATTTGCCATCTCGCACCGCCCGCATTACTACTTTCCGTCAATCGTTCCGACCATCACGTCAGATCACAAAGCCCAGATTCCGGCTGGCGAAATTCACGATGTTCGGAAAGACCCCAGCCACCGCCGTCGAAGGCAAGCCGAACCATTGCGCCAGCGTCGCGCCATACTGATCCACCGAGGTCGTCGGAATCCAGCGGCCCTCGCTGCTGGAATCATCCGGCCCGTTCAGTTGCAGCGTGGGGAAGCGTCCGTAAAAGTCGCCGCCGCGCACTGCCCCGCCCATTATCAGGTGATGGCTGCCCCAGGCGTGGTCGGTGCCCGCCCCCGCCGCCGGTTGGAAGGTGCGCCCGAAATCGGAAAGCGTGAACGCCGTCACGCCATTCGCGATGCCGAGTTCAACCGTCGCGTCATAAAACGCCTTCATCGCCTGGCTCACTTCCGTGTATAGGTTGACGTGCGCGGCCAGTTCACCGTTGTGCGTGTCGAAACCGCCAATCGAAGCGAAGAAGATTTGGCGTTGCAACCCGATGCTCGCGCGGGCTTTGATGATCTGGGCGATCTGCCGCAGTTGATTGCCCAACCCGCTACCCGGAAAAGCCGTCGTCAGTGTCACGCCATTCAGCGCCTGATTGAGCGTGTTGATGTTGTCAATTCCGGCGCGCAACACGGCGTTGTTCGCACCCACCAGCGCGTGGGCGTTGTCCTGATTCAACAGATTGCGCAACGCCTGATAGCGTGCCTTGTTCGCCACAGAATCCGAAAAACCCGCCAACGCGCTGCCGCCGCTGCCCGGCACCAGCGGACGTTGCGTGACGCCGTTGGTAAAGAGCGTCGTGCCCGCCACCGAAATTTCCATCGGGAAAAAGCTGCCGCCGTTCAGCGCGTTGGTCTGATCGGCGGTGCGTCCGCCCCAGCCGGTTGAACCGTTGCCCGGCCCTTGCGAGAGCGACGATTGCCATTGGTCTTGCTGGTCGTTGTGCGAAAACAGATTGCCAGGACGCGGCGCGCCGCCTTGAAAATCGCTCTTGGTCAACGGGCGCACCAGCGTGCCGACGTTGCAGAGCACGGCCAGCTTTTGCTGGTTATAGAGCGTCTGCAATTCGGGCATGTTCGGATGCAGGCCAAAAGCCGCGCTGTGACTGGGCGCATTGATCTGCAACAGATTCGCCTGCGGAATGTTGATGCCCGAAGCGGAACTGCGCACGGTGTTGTAAGCGGCGTAGTTCGTAAACGGAATGACCATGTTATTGGCGTCATTGCCGCCGTAGAGGAAGATGCAAACCAGCGCTTTGTAATCAGCGGCTTTTTGCTGCACCGCCGCGCTGGCGACGCCGAGTTGTTCCAGTTTGGCGAAGCTCGACACGAGCGCCGCCGCGCTCAGGCCGCAGCCCGTATTGCGTAAAAAGTTTCTGCGTGAATTGTTCATCGTGTTCACCCCCTGTTATCTCTGCACTTGATATTGCGACGAAGCCGCGACCAGATAGATGGCCGTTTGTGCGCGCCGCTTCAGATCGGTCGCAGCAACGGCGTTGATGGCGTTCAGGATTTCTGTGCGCATCGCGGCGGACATCGTCCCGTGCAACAACAAGCGGTTCAGCTTGTCGAGCAACGCGTTGGGATTCGCGGCCAGCGCGATGCAAGCATCCAGATTCAACTGCGTCCCGGCAGGCGCGGCTTCGCCAAAGCGGCCAAAGACGGCCTTGTTGACGAAGTTGGCGTGCGCCACTGCGGTTGAGGTGGATTGAATGCCGAACTCCGGCCCGTAAACGGTCGTGCCCGGCACGATGTATTCCGCCGGGAAGTAGCTGAACACCGTGGGCGGGACAAACAGGCTCTGGCTCATCCCACGCGCCGCACTCGCCATCGCGCCATCGCTGGCCGCATTGAAAGCCCGCAAAACGTTCGTGACGAATTGCAGCGGCTCGCGCAACTTGCCGTACTTCGCATCAGTCTTGACCACGCCGCGCGCTTCGCTGTCGAGCAGAATGGCGCGCACGACGGCTTTCAGGTCGCCGCGCACGCCCGCGCCGTTGTTGTTGAAGGCCGCCGCGACGCGCTGCACATAACCGGGCGAAGGGTTGCTGGTGACGAGCGAGTGAATCAGCCGCGTTGCGAGGAACGGGCCGACGT
Coding sequences:
- a CDS encoding DUF1501 domain-containing protein yields the protein MNNSRRNFLRNTGCGLSAAALVSSFAKLEQLGVASAAVQQKAADYKALVCIFLYGGNDANNMVIPFTNYAAYNTVRSSASGINIPQANLLQINAPSHSAAFGLHPNMPELQTLYNQQKLAVLCNVGTLVRPLTKSDFQGGAPRPGNLFSHNDQQDQWQSSLSQGPGNGSTGWGGRTADQTNALNGGSFFPMEISVAGTTLFTNGVTQRPLVPGSGGSALAGFSDSVANKARYQALRNLLNQDNAHALVGANNAVLRAGIDNINTLNQALNGVTLTTAFPGSGLGNQLRQIAQIIKARASIGLQRQIFFASIGGFDTHNGELAAHVNLYTEVSQAMKAFYDATVELGIANGVTAFTLSDFGRTFQPAAGAGTDHAWGSHHLIMGGAVRGGDFYGRFPTLQLNGPDDSSSEGRWIPTTSVDQYGATLAQWFGLPSTAVAGVFPNIVNFASRNLGFVI